In the genome of Quercus robur chromosome 3, dhQueRobu3.1, whole genome shotgun sequence, one region contains:
- the LOC126719033 gene encoding pre-mRNA-splicing factor ATP-dependent RNA helicase DEAH10 isoform X5, with protein sequence MPSMAQGGLRNFTENPNQLNRKFPNHEAKVDPFSRKQKIAQHRKSLPIASVEKRLVDEVRKNDTVIIVGETGSGKTTQLPQFLFNAGFCRDGRTIGITQPRRVAAVTVAKRVAEECDVQLGQRVGYSIRFDDTTSGSTRIKYMTDGLLLREALLDPYLSKYSVIIVDEAHERTVHTDVLLGLLKNVQKARSKTSNDRLNIENKRTNDRTLLDKDNEDQAISFLKQCQGSKFPPLKLVIMSASLDARGFSEYFGGAKAVHIQGRQFPVDIFYTHYAEPDYLDAALITIFQIHLEEGPGDILVFLTGQEEIESVERLIKERLQQLPEGRQKLLTAPIFSALPSEKQMRVFAPAPTGFRKVILATNIAETSVTIPGIKYVIDPGFVKARSYDPLKGMESLIIVPTSKSQALQRSGRAGREGPGKCFRLYPEGEFEKLEDSTKPEIKRCNLSNVILQLKALGVDDILGFDFMEKPSRASIVKSLEQLYLLGALTDECKLSNPVGHQMARLPLDPIYAKALILASQFNCLEEMLITVAMLSVESIFYTPREKLEEARTATKCFSSPDGDHLTMINVYRASNEFLEKKTVGLSKEKSEKILRKWCKDNFINSRSLRHARDIHGSVYYYPCQSNSRAC encoded by the exons ATGCCTTCAATGGCGCAAGGAGGTCTCAGAAACTTTACGGAAAACCCTAACCAACTCAACCGCAAGTTCCCCAACCACGAAGCTAAAGTTGACCCCTTttccag GAAGCAAAAGATTGCACAACATAGAAAGTCTCTTCCAATCGCTTCGG ttgAGAAAAGGCTAGTTGATGAGGTGAGAAAGAATGATACTGTGATTATTGTTGGTGAAACTGGAAGTGGAAAAACTACCC agTTGCCACAGTTTCTATTTAATGCGGGATTTTGTCGGGATGGGAGGACTATTGGGATTACTCAACCTAGACGTGTTGCTGCTGTGACCGTCGCCAAACGGGTTGCTGAGGAATGTGATGTGCAGTTGGGGCAAAGAGTTGGCTACTCCATTAGATTTGATGATACGACTTCTGGCTCGACTAGGATCAAATACATGACAGATGGGTTGCTATTGAG GGAAGCATTATTGGATCCATATCTCTCTAAGTATTCGGTGATTATTGTTGATGAAGCCCATGAGAGGACAGTCCATACTGATGTTTTGCTGGGCTTGCTTAAAAATGTGCAAAAAGCAAGGTCAAAAACTTCCAATGACCGCCTTAATATTGAAAACAAGAGGACAAATGATCGCACTTTGCTGGATAAAGATAATGAAGATCAGGCCATTAGTTTTCTCAAGCAGTGCCAAGGCAGCAAATTCCCTCCATTAAAGTTAGTCATCATGTCTGCCAGCTTGGATGCACGTGGTTTCTCTGAGTACTTTGGTGGTGCAAAAGCTGTTCATATCCAGGGTCGACAATTTCCTGTGGATATTTTTTACACTCATTATGCTGAGCCAGATTATTTAGATGCAGCCTTAATCACCATATTCCAG ATTCATCTGGAGGAGGGCCCTGGTGACATACTTGTATTTTTGACTGGGCAAGAAGAGATTGAATCTGTTGAAAGGCTTATCAAGGAACGACTTCAACAATTACCTGAAGGAAGACAAAAGTTGTTAACTGCTCCCATATTTTCAGCTCTTCCATCAGAAAAGCAGATGCGAGTTTTTGCACCAGCTCCAACCGGTTTTCGTAAG GTAATATTAGCAACAAACATTGCTGAGACATCAGTTACTATACCTGGAATCAAGTATGTTATAGATCCTGGATTTGTAAAAGCACGCTCCTATGATCCGCTCAAAGGGATGGAATCTTTGATCATTGTTCCAACGTCTAAATCTCAAGCTCTTCAAAGGAG TGGACGTGCAGGGCGTGAAGGACCTGGAAAGTGCTTTCGTCTCTACCCTGAGGGTGAATTTGAGAAACTTGAGGATTCAACAAAGCCTGAGATCAAGCGGTGCAACCTCTCTAATGTCATTTTGCAGCTCAAGGCTCTGGGTGTCGATGATATTCTTGGGTTTGACTTCATGGAGAAACCATCAAG GGCATCTATTGTCAAATCACTGGAGCAGTTGTACTTGCTAGGTGCTTTAACAGATGAGTGTAAGCTGTCAAATCCAGTTGGCCATCAAATGGCTCGGCTACCATTAGACCCTATTTATGCCAAAGCTCTTATCCTGGCTAGTCAGTTCAACTGCTTGGAAGAAATGTTGATTACTGTTGCCATGCTTTCCGTGGAATCTATTTTTTACACTCCTCGTGAGAAGTTAGAAGAG GCAAGAACTGCAACGAAATGCTTTTCAAGTCCGGATGGAGACCACCTTACTATGATTAATGTATATCGTGCATCAAATGAGTTCTTAGAGAAGAAAACGGTAGGGCTTAGCAAGGAGAAGAGTGAAAAAATTCTGAGGAAGTGGTGTAAGGATAATTTTATCAACAGTCGTTCTCTGAGGCATGCTCGTGATATTCACGGGTCAGTTTACTATTATCCTTGTCAG TCAAATTCAAGGGCATGTTGA
- the LOC126719033 gene encoding pre-mRNA-splicing factor ATP-dependent RNA helicase DEAH10 isoform X4: protein MPSMAQGGLRNFTENPNQLNRKFPNHEAKVDPFSRKQKIAQHRKSLPIASVEKRLVDEVRKNDTVIIVGETGSGKTTQLPQFLFNAGFCRDGRTIGITQPRRVAAVTVAKRVAEECDVQLGQRVGYSIRFDDTTSGSTRIKYMTDGLLLREALLDPYLSKYSVIIVDEAHERTVHTDVLLGLLKNVQKARSKTSNDRLNIENKRTNDRTLLDKDNEDQAISFLKQCQGSKFPPLKLVIMSASLDARGFSEYFGGAKAVHIQGRQFPVDIFYTHYAEPDYLDAALITIFQIHLEEGPGDILVFLTGQEEIESVERLIKERLQQLPEGRQKLLTAPIFSALPSEKQMRVFAPAPTGFRKVILATNIAETSVTIPGIKYVIDPGFVKARSYDPLKGMESLIIVPTSKSQALQRSGRAGREGPGKCFRLYPEGEFEKLEDSTKPEIKRCNLSNVILQLKALGVDDILGFDFMEKPSRASIVKSLEQLYLLGALTDECKLSNPVGHQMARLPLDPIYAKALILASQFNCLEEMLITVAMLSVESIFYTPREKLEEARTATKCFSSPDGDHLTMINVYRASNEFLEKKTVGLSKEKSEKILRKWCKDNFINSRSLRHARDIHGCFVVVKFKGMLNKWVFVWLLVEMTCFSSADALLLPFSSMQL, encoded by the exons ATGCCTTCAATGGCGCAAGGAGGTCTCAGAAACTTTACGGAAAACCCTAACCAACTCAACCGCAAGTTCCCCAACCACGAAGCTAAAGTTGACCCCTTttccag GAAGCAAAAGATTGCACAACATAGAAAGTCTCTTCCAATCGCTTCGG ttgAGAAAAGGCTAGTTGATGAGGTGAGAAAGAATGATACTGTGATTATTGTTGGTGAAACTGGAAGTGGAAAAACTACCC agTTGCCACAGTTTCTATTTAATGCGGGATTTTGTCGGGATGGGAGGACTATTGGGATTACTCAACCTAGACGTGTTGCTGCTGTGACCGTCGCCAAACGGGTTGCTGAGGAATGTGATGTGCAGTTGGGGCAAAGAGTTGGCTACTCCATTAGATTTGATGATACGACTTCTGGCTCGACTAGGATCAAATACATGACAGATGGGTTGCTATTGAG GGAAGCATTATTGGATCCATATCTCTCTAAGTATTCGGTGATTATTGTTGATGAAGCCCATGAGAGGACAGTCCATACTGATGTTTTGCTGGGCTTGCTTAAAAATGTGCAAAAAGCAAGGTCAAAAACTTCCAATGACCGCCTTAATATTGAAAACAAGAGGACAAATGATCGCACTTTGCTGGATAAAGATAATGAAGATCAGGCCATTAGTTTTCTCAAGCAGTGCCAAGGCAGCAAATTCCCTCCATTAAAGTTAGTCATCATGTCTGCCAGCTTGGATGCACGTGGTTTCTCTGAGTACTTTGGTGGTGCAAAAGCTGTTCATATCCAGGGTCGACAATTTCCTGTGGATATTTTTTACACTCATTATGCTGAGCCAGATTATTTAGATGCAGCCTTAATCACCATATTCCAG ATTCATCTGGAGGAGGGCCCTGGTGACATACTTGTATTTTTGACTGGGCAAGAAGAGATTGAATCTGTTGAAAGGCTTATCAAGGAACGACTTCAACAATTACCTGAAGGAAGACAAAAGTTGTTAACTGCTCCCATATTTTCAGCTCTTCCATCAGAAAAGCAGATGCGAGTTTTTGCACCAGCTCCAACCGGTTTTCGTAAG GTAATATTAGCAACAAACATTGCTGAGACATCAGTTACTATACCTGGAATCAAGTATGTTATAGATCCTGGATTTGTAAAAGCACGCTCCTATGATCCGCTCAAAGGGATGGAATCTTTGATCATTGTTCCAACGTCTAAATCTCAAGCTCTTCAAAGGAG TGGACGTGCAGGGCGTGAAGGACCTGGAAAGTGCTTTCGTCTCTACCCTGAGGGTGAATTTGAGAAACTTGAGGATTCAACAAAGCCTGAGATCAAGCGGTGCAACCTCTCTAATGTCATTTTGCAGCTCAAGGCTCTGGGTGTCGATGATATTCTTGGGTTTGACTTCATGGAGAAACCATCAAG GGCATCTATTGTCAAATCACTGGAGCAGTTGTACTTGCTAGGTGCTTTAACAGATGAGTGTAAGCTGTCAAATCCAGTTGGCCATCAAATGGCTCGGCTACCATTAGACCCTATTTATGCCAAAGCTCTTATCCTGGCTAGTCAGTTCAACTGCTTGGAAGAAATGTTGATTACTGTTGCCATGCTTTCCGTGGAATCTATTTTTTACACTCCTCGTGAGAAGTTAGAAGAG GCAAGAACTGCAACGAAATGCTTTTCAAGTCCGGATGGAGACCACCTTACTATGATTAATGTATATCGTGCATCAAATGAGTTCTTAGAGAAGAAAACGGTAGGGCTTAGCAAGGAGAAGAGTGAAAAAATTCTGAGGAAGTGGTGTAAGGATAATTTTATCAACAGTCGTTCTCTGAGGCATGCTCGTGATATTCACGG GTGCTTTGTTGTAGTCAAATTCAAGGGCATGTTGAACAAATGGGTCTTTGTGTGGCTTCTTGTGGAGATGACATGCTTCAGTTCCGCAGATGCCTTGCTGCTTCCTTTTTCATCAATGCAGCTTTGA
- the LOC126719033 gene encoding pre-mRNA-splicing factor ATP-dependent RNA helicase DEAH10 isoform X1, which produces MPSMAQGGLRNFTENPNQLNRKFPNHEAKVDPFSRKQKIAQHRKSLPIASVEKRLVDEVRKNDTVIIVGETGSGKTTQLPQFLFNAGFCRDGRTIGITQPRRVAAVTVAKRVAEECDVQLGQRVGYSIRFDDTTSGSTRIKYMTDGLLLREALLDPYLSKYSVIIVDEAHERTVHTDVLLGLLKNVQKARSKTSNDRLNIENKRTNDRTLLDKDNEDQAISFLKQCQGSKFPPLKLVIMSASLDARGFSEYFGGAKAVHIQGRQFPVDIFYTHYAEPDYLDAALITIFQIHLEEGPGDILVFLTGQEEIESVERLIKERLQQLPEGRQKLLTAPIFSALPSEKQMRVFAPAPTGFRKVILATNIAETSVTIPGIKYVIDPGFVKARSYDPLKGMESLIIVPTSKSQALQRSGRAGREGPGKCFRLYPEGEFEKLEDSTKPEIKRCNLSNVILQLKALGVDDILGFDFMEKPSRASIVKSLEQLYLLGALTDECKLSNPVGHQMARLPLDPIYAKALILASQFNCLEEMLITVAMLSVESIFYTPREKLEEARTATKCFSSPDGDHLTMINVYRASNEFLEKKTVGLSKEKSEKILRKWCKDNFINSRSLRHARDIHGSVYYYPCQVLCCSQIQGHVEQMGLCVASCGDDMLQFRRCLAASFFINAALKQPEGTYRALASGQVVQIHPSSVLFQAKPECIIFNELVQTNHKYIRNITRIDYLWLSELAPQYYCMQN; this is translated from the exons ATGCCTTCAATGGCGCAAGGAGGTCTCAGAAACTTTACGGAAAACCCTAACCAACTCAACCGCAAGTTCCCCAACCACGAAGCTAAAGTTGACCCCTTttccag GAAGCAAAAGATTGCACAACATAGAAAGTCTCTTCCAATCGCTTCGG ttgAGAAAAGGCTAGTTGATGAGGTGAGAAAGAATGATACTGTGATTATTGTTGGTGAAACTGGAAGTGGAAAAACTACCC agTTGCCACAGTTTCTATTTAATGCGGGATTTTGTCGGGATGGGAGGACTATTGGGATTACTCAACCTAGACGTGTTGCTGCTGTGACCGTCGCCAAACGGGTTGCTGAGGAATGTGATGTGCAGTTGGGGCAAAGAGTTGGCTACTCCATTAGATTTGATGATACGACTTCTGGCTCGACTAGGATCAAATACATGACAGATGGGTTGCTATTGAG GGAAGCATTATTGGATCCATATCTCTCTAAGTATTCGGTGATTATTGTTGATGAAGCCCATGAGAGGACAGTCCATACTGATGTTTTGCTGGGCTTGCTTAAAAATGTGCAAAAAGCAAGGTCAAAAACTTCCAATGACCGCCTTAATATTGAAAACAAGAGGACAAATGATCGCACTTTGCTGGATAAAGATAATGAAGATCAGGCCATTAGTTTTCTCAAGCAGTGCCAAGGCAGCAAATTCCCTCCATTAAAGTTAGTCATCATGTCTGCCAGCTTGGATGCACGTGGTTTCTCTGAGTACTTTGGTGGTGCAAAAGCTGTTCATATCCAGGGTCGACAATTTCCTGTGGATATTTTTTACACTCATTATGCTGAGCCAGATTATTTAGATGCAGCCTTAATCACCATATTCCAG ATTCATCTGGAGGAGGGCCCTGGTGACATACTTGTATTTTTGACTGGGCAAGAAGAGATTGAATCTGTTGAAAGGCTTATCAAGGAACGACTTCAACAATTACCTGAAGGAAGACAAAAGTTGTTAACTGCTCCCATATTTTCAGCTCTTCCATCAGAAAAGCAGATGCGAGTTTTTGCACCAGCTCCAACCGGTTTTCGTAAG GTAATATTAGCAACAAACATTGCTGAGACATCAGTTACTATACCTGGAATCAAGTATGTTATAGATCCTGGATTTGTAAAAGCACGCTCCTATGATCCGCTCAAAGGGATGGAATCTTTGATCATTGTTCCAACGTCTAAATCTCAAGCTCTTCAAAGGAG TGGACGTGCAGGGCGTGAAGGACCTGGAAAGTGCTTTCGTCTCTACCCTGAGGGTGAATTTGAGAAACTTGAGGATTCAACAAAGCCTGAGATCAAGCGGTGCAACCTCTCTAATGTCATTTTGCAGCTCAAGGCTCTGGGTGTCGATGATATTCTTGGGTTTGACTTCATGGAGAAACCATCAAG GGCATCTATTGTCAAATCACTGGAGCAGTTGTACTTGCTAGGTGCTTTAACAGATGAGTGTAAGCTGTCAAATCCAGTTGGCCATCAAATGGCTCGGCTACCATTAGACCCTATTTATGCCAAAGCTCTTATCCTGGCTAGTCAGTTCAACTGCTTGGAAGAAATGTTGATTACTGTTGCCATGCTTTCCGTGGAATCTATTTTTTACACTCCTCGTGAGAAGTTAGAAGAG GCAAGAACTGCAACGAAATGCTTTTCAAGTCCGGATGGAGACCACCTTACTATGATTAATGTATATCGTGCATCAAATGAGTTCTTAGAGAAGAAAACGGTAGGGCTTAGCAAGGAGAAGAGTGAAAAAATTCTGAGGAAGTGGTGTAAGGATAATTTTATCAACAGTCGTTCTCTGAGGCATGCTCGTGATATTCACGGGTCAGTTTACTATTATCCTTGTCAG GTGCTTTGTTGTAGTCAAATTCAAGGGCATGTTGAACAAATGGGTCTTTGTGTGGCTTCTTGTGGAGATGACATGCTTCAGTTCCGCAGATGCCTTGCTGCTTCCTTTTTCATCAATGCAGCTTTGAAGCAGCCTGAGGGAACATACAG GGCTTTGGCAAGCGGTCAGGTGGTGCAGATCCACCCTTCATCTGTGTTATTCCAGGCTAAACCAGAGTGTATTATTTTCAATGAACTAGTCCAAACTAATCATAAATACATCCGCAACATAACTAGAATCGATTACTTGTGGTTATCTGAGCTGGCTCCTCAGTATTATTGCATGCAGAATTAA
- the LOC126719033 gene encoding pre-mRNA-splicing factor ATP-dependent RNA helicase DEAH10 isoform X2, which translates to MPSMAQGGLRNFTENPNQLNRKFPNHEAKVDPFSRKQKIAQHRKSLPIASVEKRLVDEVRKNDTVIIVGETGSGKTTQLPQFLFNAGFCRDGRTIGITQPRRVAAVTVAKRVAEECDVQLGQRVGYSIRFDDTTSGSTRIKYMTDGLLLREALLDPYLSKYSVIIVDEAHERTVHTDVLLGLLKNVQKARSKTSNDRLNIENKRTNDRTLLDKDNEDQAISFLKQCQGSKFPPLKLVIMSASLDARGFSEYFGGAKAVHIQGRQFPVDIFYTHYAEPDYLDAALITIFQIHLEEGPGDILVFLTGQEEIESVERLIKERLQQLPEGRQKLLTAPIFSALPSEKQMRVFAPAPTGFRKVILATNIAETSVTIPGIKYVIDPGFVKARSYDPLKGMESLIIVPTSKSQALQRSGRAGREGPGKCFRLYPEGEFEKLEDSTKPEIKRCNLSNVILQLKALGVDDILGFDFMEKPSRASIVKSLEQLYLLGALTDECKLSNPVGHQMARLPLDPIYAKALILASQFNCLEEMLITVAMLSVESIFYTPREKLEEARTATKCFSSPDGDHLTMINVYRASNEFLEKKTVGLSKEKSEKILRKWCKDNFINSRSLRHARDIHGQIQGHVEQMGLCVASCGDDMLQFRRCLAASFFINAALKQPEGTYRALASGQVVQIHPSSVLFQAKPECIIFNELVQTNHKYIRNITRIDYLWLSELAPQYYCMQN; encoded by the exons ATGCCTTCAATGGCGCAAGGAGGTCTCAGAAACTTTACGGAAAACCCTAACCAACTCAACCGCAAGTTCCCCAACCACGAAGCTAAAGTTGACCCCTTttccag GAAGCAAAAGATTGCACAACATAGAAAGTCTCTTCCAATCGCTTCGG ttgAGAAAAGGCTAGTTGATGAGGTGAGAAAGAATGATACTGTGATTATTGTTGGTGAAACTGGAAGTGGAAAAACTACCC agTTGCCACAGTTTCTATTTAATGCGGGATTTTGTCGGGATGGGAGGACTATTGGGATTACTCAACCTAGACGTGTTGCTGCTGTGACCGTCGCCAAACGGGTTGCTGAGGAATGTGATGTGCAGTTGGGGCAAAGAGTTGGCTACTCCATTAGATTTGATGATACGACTTCTGGCTCGACTAGGATCAAATACATGACAGATGGGTTGCTATTGAG GGAAGCATTATTGGATCCATATCTCTCTAAGTATTCGGTGATTATTGTTGATGAAGCCCATGAGAGGACAGTCCATACTGATGTTTTGCTGGGCTTGCTTAAAAATGTGCAAAAAGCAAGGTCAAAAACTTCCAATGACCGCCTTAATATTGAAAACAAGAGGACAAATGATCGCACTTTGCTGGATAAAGATAATGAAGATCAGGCCATTAGTTTTCTCAAGCAGTGCCAAGGCAGCAAATTCCCTCCATTAAAGTTAGTCATCATGTCTGCCAGCTTGGATGCACGTGGTTTCTCTGAGTACTTTGGTGGTGCAAAAGCTGTTCATATCCAGGGTCGACAATTTCCTGTGGATATTTTTTACACTCATTATGCTGAGCCAGATTATTTAGATGCAGCCTTAATCACCATATTCCAG ATTCATCTGGAGGAGGGCCCTGGTGACATACTTGTATTTTTGACTGGGCAAGAAGAGATTGAATCTGTTGAAAGGCTTATCAAGGAACGACTTCAACAATTACCTGAAGGAAGACAAAAGTTGTTAACTGCTCCCATATTTTCAGCTCTTCCATCAGAAAAGCAGATGCGAGTTTTTGCACCAGCTCCAACCGGTTTTCGTAAG GTAATATTAGCAACAAACATTGCTGAGACATCAGTTACTATACCTGGAATCAAGTATGTTATAGATCCTGGATTTGTAAAAGCACGCTCCTATGATCCGCTCAAAGGGATGGAATCTTTGATCATTGTTCCAACGTCTAAATCTCAAGCTCTTCAAAGGAG TGGACGTGCAGGGCGTGAAGGACCTGGAAAGTGCTTTCGTCTCTACCCTGAGGGTGAATTTGAGAAACTTGAGGATTCAACAAAGCCTGAGATCAAGCGGTGCAACCTCTCTAATGTCATTTTGCAGCTCAAGGCTCTGGGTGTCGATGATATTCTTGGGTTTGACTTCATGGAGAAACCATCAAG GGCATCTATTGTCAAATCACTGGAGCAGTTGTACTTGCTAGGTGCTTTAACAGATGAGTGTAAGCTGTCAAATCCAGTTGGCCATCAAATGGCTCGGCTACCATTAGACCCTATTTATGCCAAAGCTCTTATCCTGGCTAGTCAGTTCAACTGCTTGGAAGAAATGTTGATTACTGTTGCCATGCTTTCCGTGGAATCTATTTTTTACACTCCTCGTGAGAAGTTAGAAGAG GCAAGAACTGCAACGAAATGCTTTTCAAGTCCGGATGGAGACCACCTTACTATGATTAATGTATATCGTGCATCAAATGAGTTCTTAGAGAAGAAAACGGTAGGGCTTAGCAAGGAGAAGAGTGAAAAAATTCTGAGGAAGTGGTGTAAGGATAATTTTATCAACAGTCGTTCTCTGAGGCATGCTCGTGATATTCACGG TCAAATTCAAGGGCATGTTGAACAAATGGGTCTTTGTGTGGCTTCTTGTGGAGATGACATGCTTCAGTTCCGCAGATGCCTTGCTGCTTCCTTTTTCATCAATGCAGCTTTGAAGCAGCCTGAGGGAACATACAG GGCTTTGGCAAGCGGTCAGGTGGTGCAGATCCACCCTTCATCTGTGTTATTCCAGGCTAAACCAGAGTGTATTATTTTCAATGAACTAGTCCAAACTAATCATAAATACATCCGCAACATAACTAGAATCGATTACTTGTGGTTATCTGAGCTGGCTCCTCAGTATTATTGCATGCAGAATTAA
- the LOC126719033 gene encoding pre-mRNA-splicing factor ATP-dependent RNA helicase DEAH10 isoform X3 has protein sequence MPSMAQGGLRNFTENPNQLNRKFPNHEAKVDPFSRKQKIAQHRKSLPIASELPQFLFNAGFCRDGRTIGITQPRRVAAVTVAKRVAEECDVQLGQRVGYSIRFDDTTSGSTRIKYMTDGLLLREALLDPYLSKYSVIIVDEAHERTVHTDVLLGLLKNVQKARSKTSNDRLNIENKRTNDRTLLDKDNEDQAISFLKQCQGSKFPPLKLVIMSASLDARGFSEYFGGAKAVHIQGRQFPVDIFYTHYAEPDYLDAALITIFQIHLEEGPGDILVFLTGQEEIESVERLIKERLQQLPEGRQKLLTAPIFSALPSEKQMRVFAPAPTGFRKVILATNIAETSVTIPGIKYVIDPGFVKARSYDPLKGMESLIIVPTSKSQALQRSGRAGREGPGKCFRLYPEGEFEKLEDSTKPEIKRCNLSNVILQLKALGVDDILGFDFMEKPSRASIVKSLEQLYLLGALTDECKLSNPVGHQMARLPLDPIYAKALILASQFNCLEEMLITVAMLSVESIFYTPREKLEEARTATKCFSSPDGDHLTMINVYRASNEFLEKKTVGLSKEKSEKILRKWCKDNFINSRSLRHARDIHGSVYYYPCQVLCCSQIQGHVEQMGLCVASCGDDMLQFRRCLAASFFINAALKQPEGTYRALASGQVVQIHPSSVLFQAKPECIIFNELVQTNHKYIRNITRIDYLWLSELAPQYYCMQN, from the exons ATGCCTTCAATGGCGCAAGGAGGTCTCAGAAACTTTACGGAAAACCCTAACCAACTCAACCGCAAGTTCCCCAACCACGAAGCTAAAGTTGACCCCTTttccag GAAGCAAAAGATTGCACAACATAGAAAGTCTCTTCCAATCGCTTCGG agTTGCCACAGTTTCTATTTAATGCGGGATTTTGTCGGGATGGGAGGACTATTGGGATTACTCAACCTAGACGTGTTGCTGCTGTGACCGTCGCCAAACGGGTTGCTGAGGAATGTGATGTGCAGTTGGGGCAAAGAGTTGGCTACTCCATTAGATTTGATGATACGACTTCTGGCTCGACTAGGATCAAATACATGACAGATGGGTTGCTATTGAG GGAAGCATTATTGGATCCATATCTCTCTAAGTATTCGGTGATTATTGTTGATGAAGCCCATGAGAGGACAGTCCATACTGATGTTTTGCTGGGCTTGCTTAAAAATGTGCAAAAAGCAAGGTCAAAAACTTCCAATGACCGCCTTAATATTGAAAACAAGAGGACAAATGATCGCACTTTGCTGGATAAAGATAATGAAGATCAGGCCATTAGTTTTCTCAAGCAGTGCCAAGGCAGCAAATTCCCTCCATTAAAGTTAGTCATCATGTCTGCCAGCTTGGATGCACGTGGTTTCTCTGAGTACTTTGGTGGTGCAAAAGCTGTTCATATCCAGGGTCGACAATTTCCTGTGGATATTTTTTACACTCATTATGCTGAGCCAGATTATTTAGATGCAGCCTTAATCACCATATTCCAG ATTCATCTGGAGGAGGGCCCTGGTGACATACTTGTATTTTTGACTGGGCAAGAAGAGATTGAATCTGTTGAAAGGCTTATCAAGGAACGACTTCAACAATTACCTGAAGGAAGACAAAAGTTGTTAACTGCTCCCATATTTTCAGCTCTTCCATCAGAAAAGCAGATGCGAGTTTTTGCACCAGCTCCAACCGGTTTTCGTAAG GTAATATTAGCAACAAACATTGCTGAGACATCAGTTACTATACCTGGAATCAAGTATGTTATAGATCCTGGATTTGTAAAAGCACGCTCCTATGATCCGCTCAAAGGGATGGAATCTTTGATCATTGTTCCAACGTCTAAATCTCAAGCTCTTCAAAGGAG TGGACGTGCAGGGCGTGAAGGACCTGGAAAGTGCTTTCGTCTCTACCCTGAGGGTGAATTTGAGAAACTTGAGGATTCAACAAAGCCTGAGATCAAGCGGTGCAACCTCTCTAATGTCATTTTGCAGCTCAAGGCTCTGGGTGTCGATGATATTCTTGGGTTTGACTTCATGGAGAAACCATCAAG GGCATCTATTGTCAAATCACTGGAGCAGTTGTACTTGCTAGGTGCTTTAACAGATGAGTGTAAGCTGTCAAATCCAGTTGGCCATCAAATGGCTCGGCTACCATTAGACCCTATTTATGCCAAAGCTCTTATCCTGGCTAGTCAGTTCAACTGCTTGGAAGAAATGTTGATTACTGTTGCCATGCTTTCCGTGGAATCTATTTTTTACACTCCTCGTGAGAAGTTAGAAGAG GCAAGAACTGCAACGAAATGCTTTTCAAGTCCGGATGGAGACCACCTTACTATGATTAATGTATATCGTGCATCAAATGAGTTCTTAGAGAAGAAAACGGTAGGGCTTAGCAAGGAGAAGAGTGAAAAAATTCTGAGGAAGTGGTGTAAGGATAATTTTATCAACAGTCGTTCTCTGAGGCATGCTCGTGATATTCACGGGTCAGTTTACTATTATCCTTGTCAG GTGCTTTGTTGTAGTCAAATTCAAGGGCATGTTGAACAAATGGGTCTTTGTGTGGCTTCTTGTGGAGATGACATGCTTCAGTTCCGCAGATGCCTTGCTGCTTCCTTTTTCATCAATGCAGCTTTGAAGCAGCCTGAGGGAACATACAG GGCTTTGGCAAGCGGTCAGGTGGTGCAGATCCACCCTTCATCTGTGTTATTCCAGGCTAAACCAGAGTGTATTATTTTCAATGAACTAGTCCAAACTAATCATAAATACATCCGCAACATAACTAGAATCGATTACTTGTGGTTATCTGAGCTGGCTCCTCAGTATTATTGCATGCAGAATTAA